A stretch of the Lactuca sativa cultivar Salinas chromosome 9, Lsat_Salinas_v11, whole genome shotgun sequence genome encodes the following:
- the LOC111916985 gene encoding uncharacterized protein LOC111916985, protein MGFPQVSQFKYKYSLVSNEDCNGANAIEHPVASLDSLDLCSKFTYRFLIYQMESQGSGYSFLSLYGFQCSVEEKKLRFLVEFQNTSNTRWDKSFNPNVTLIGDATWNGPKEELCIVACHILNQTDPLGSAHIGDCSIRLTLYFPEVRSIMNTHTTEGQIWSTKKAEDVGYFEPIKFQSFDHSSEYYGSMYEFTKLQKVRQFCPKTEVAKREGVEYPSGYNGDMSFDMSVKYRNMDSIGSAIPIFVGEQFYHSYDAFDSNFGSWQDPTSYTGPMNISYEISFRMFANSTSESGSGISSLCLTNNGRVEISAEGFYDNETGRLCMVGCRNLPSSGKNSENESFDCEILVQFQFPSTNGNNGSFLIRGSIESLREKTDVLYFESLNVVSLTYTKLEAMESIWRMDLEIILDLISGTLSCFFIVLQIFHVKKNPDMIPLISVLMMVILTLGYMVPLVLNFEAMFSETPYLQNIQLEGSGGLLEVNKVIVRIVTMVAFTLQFRLLQLTWSKKSGNDNNGKGKSHWNHEIWTLVICLPVYIVGGLMMFLANWKNNDYIISSNRSIWGDLRSYAGLTLDGFLFPQIVLNMFKISKGNALSYLFYIGNTFVRTLPHAYDIYRSQKNISHQFHQFYLYANPRADFYSPSWDVFIACGGVVFAVIVFLQQRFGGRFMFPKRFQETVGYEMVPVVNNE, encoded by the coding sequence ATGGGATTCCCTCAAGTGTCTCAGTTCAAATACAAATATTCTTTGGTTTCCAATGAAGATTGTAATGGGGCAAACGCAATTGAACATCCAGTAGCTAGTCTGGATTCTTTAGACTTATGTTCAAAGTTCACATATCGATTCCTGATTTACCAGATGGAAAGTCAAGGTAGTGGCTACTCGTTTTTATCGTTGTATGGGTTTCAGTGTTCAGTGGAAGAAAAAAAGCTACGTTTTTTAGTAGAATTTCAAAACACAAGTAATACCCGTTGGGATAAATCTTTCAATCCAAATGTAACGTTAATTGGAGATGCAACATGGAATGGGCCAAAAGAAGAGCTTTGTATAGTCGCATGTCATATCTTGAATCAAACTGACCCTTTGGGAAGTGCTCATATTGGAGATTGTTCGATCAGGCTGACCTTATACTTCCCTGAAGTTCGGTCAATCATGAACACACATACCACCGAAGGTCAAATTTGGTCAACCAAGAAAGCGGAGGATGTCGGGTACTTTGAACCAATCAAGTTTCAAAGCTTTGATCATAGTTCGGAGTATTACGGATCAATGTATGAGTTCACAAAATTGCAGAAAGTAAGACAATTTTGCCCTAAAACAGAAGTTGCTAAAAGGGAAGGGGTTGAGTACCCATCAGGGTATAATGGGGATATGAGTTTCGACATGTCTGTCAAGTACAGAAACATGGATTCCATTGGTTCTGCAATTCCGATCTTTGTCGGGGAGCAGTTCTACCACTCGTATGACGCTTTCGATTCAAATTTTGGTTCATGGCAGGACCCCACCAGTTACACCGGTCCCATGAACATCAGCTATGAGATTAGCTTCCGAATGTTTGCTAATTCGACGTCGGAATCGGGAAGCGGGATTTCGTCCTTATGCTTAACCAACAATGGTAGAGTTGAGATATCTGCAGAAGGGTTTTATGATAATGAAACCGGAAGACTTTGTATGGTTGGGTGTCGAAATCTACCTTCTTCTGGGAAGAATTCAGAAAATGAATCTTTCGATTGCGAGATTCTGGTGCAATTCCAATTCCCGAGTACTAATGGCAATAATGGAAGTTTTTTAATCAGGGGAAGCATAGAAAGCTTACGTGAAAAGACAGATGTTTTGTATTTCGAAAGTCTAAATGTTGTTTCTCTCACTTACACTAAACTCGAAGCCATGGAATCGATATGGAGAATGGATTTGGAAATTATACTGGACTTGATTTCTGGGACACTTTCGTGCTTTTTTATTGTCCTGCAAATCTTTCATGTGAAAAAGAATCCGGATATGATTCctttgatttcggttttgatgatGGTGATTCTTACACTTGGGTATATGGTTCCTTTAGTGTTGAATTTCGAGGCAATGTTTTCAGAGACTCCTTATCTTCAAAACATTCAACTCGAGGGTAGTGGTGGATTGCTTGAGGTGAATAAAGTCATTGTTAGGATAGTTACAATGGTAGCTTTCACTTTGCAATTCCGTCTCCTCCAATTGACATGGTCTAAAAAATCTGGGAATGACAATAATGGAAAGGGAAAGAGTCATTGGAATCATGAGATATGGACTCTGGTCATCTGTTTACCGGTTTATATTGTTGGTGGGTTGATGATGTTTCTAGCGAATTGGAAGAACAATGATTACATTATCTCAAGTAATCGATCAATCTGGGGTGATTTGAGGTCTTATGCAGGGTTAACACTAGACGGATTCCTATTCCCACAGATTGTACTTAACATGTTTAAGATTTCAAAAGGGAATGCTTTGTCTTATTTGTTTTACATAGGGAACACTTTTGTTCGAACACTACCTCATGCGTATGATATTTATAGGAGTCAAAAAAACATAAGTCACCAGTTTCATCAGTTCTATCTATATGCAAACCCAAGAGCAGATTTCTATTCACCTTCTTGGGATGTTTTCATTGCTTGTGGAGGTGTTGTGTTTGCAGTGATCGTCTTCTTGCAGCAACGTTTTGGTGGTCGATTTATGTTTCCAAAGAGATTCCAGGAGACTGTTGGGTATGAAATGGTGCCTGTGGTAAACAATGAGTAA